The Humulus lupulus chromosome 7, drHumLupu1.1, whole genome shotgun sequence region CTCAGCGGCTTAGTAGTGCTTATCGTCCTCAGGCGTATCACTATGGCCTTCCTCAACATAACCACCTTTTGGATCTCCAAAAGGCTGCTGCTAGTGAGCGGCTGGCGCCGGCTCTGTCGATGGCGAGAGGTGAGTTCAGAAGAGGGGTGTTCGgtcatggtggtggtggtggtgatcaTCATCACTATTACACGAGTAGGCATTATAGAGGGAGTGGTTATGATGATTTTTCTGGTTATGGTAATTTTCATGGGATTGATAGAGATGAGAATAGTCATCCTAAGAGTCCTAGAAAGAAATTTTGGGAGTAGATTCTTTGTTTTTGTATATAATAGATGATTAtttgtttgttttgagtagtgtTAAGGTGTTTGTGTGATATGCTATTTGGTGTAATGTTGAATCAATTCCATAAAAAAAAATGGTGTGCCGGGTGAATTTGAATCACAATCACAAAGTTCCAATGTTTCATTTTTTGTTCTTTGACTTATTACATTATgtggtaaaaaaataaaaaatagtacaAGGGATAAAAGAGAAGAAATtgagatattttaataataaGGTAGCATAGATTTTCAGATTTTTAGACAGATTTTTTAGGTGGACAATCTATATTGAGATTTATATATATACGACATATATTAAAAGATGAGAAGGACAAGAAAACTCacacttttttctttttctagaaACATTAATAATTGATACTTTAATAGTGCTAACTATTCTGGCATACATATGAAGATTTTTTTTGTGTCCAACAACGATATTTATACATATGCATAGATATTAAGATATGATATGAATCATTACTACAACTTATTTGGTTGTCAGGCCAAGGCACACATATATGAGTGTTGCTATTTGAGTGCCCAACACTTCATAATTGGTTAGTGATAttctataatatttattaaatttaaataaatgagACCCGATATTAAATTATACCAATAATGATATGCCTGTTACTTATGGTGTTAGACACCAATAATATTCTTTAACAATTCTCCACACATTTACTACTACTACCTACCTACCTCTACCACCTCTTGTAGTTAGGCAGAGGAATAAATAAGGTACGAGAGAATTAGAATAAAGCCTATTTATCTAATATAAAAAAAAGTACaagaatgaaaataataataataaaaaccgaATAAATTATGGTAGTCAATTTTCACCATTTTCTTATCATGTTAACGTTTATGAAAATAGTTCATGTTTCGGAATCTAACACCTGGACATTTTTCTTATCATGGGAGCATCTACTGATATTTGATTTGTGACATTTTTCAACTTCATATGCTATTTTGATATATCATCAAGGCTTGTTCAAAACCTCAACCaactatcagaaaaggaaaagcaGGCCCTGAAGGCATCAAAGAATTTTGTGCTCGGTTAAATtttagagtaatgatatgtgcactcaaatattacacacagACACAGTGACGTAtcactgctttttaaaataatgagtctcaattttaataaatgtgattagcTAGACTAAACTGTTACATCATTGTGTATAATATTTGCGTGTATATTTTGAATGCACGTATCATTACTCTAAATTttaaccattttatttatttatttagaattttagaatttttttatcatAAAAACTCTGAatttatatatttgttaataAAATTAATCATATTCTTAACTATAATATAtgaataaacaaataaaattttaaaaataaaaaaaattaataagctcaaccaaaatatatgaataaataaaatacattatTATTATCTTTGATAATAAAGAATCAATTTGGTGGTTTCCCCATAAAACGACTTGTCGTTGATGATGAAGAATCAATCAAGCAAGCTTTTTGTCAAAGGAATTTAGTTTTACATATAAAACTTATAGCACgtgtttttataaaataaaaaacgaCAAGTAGTTTCATGATGAGCAATAAAAAGTCTCAAATTAACGTTAGGAGCTGCTATACCACTAGAATTGTTATATGAAAACGACTTGTCGTCGTATATATGTCAAAATTTCTTTTATATcaaaaaatacaacaaaacaaccgAATAGTGTTGAACAATTATGAATTAGTGAACTCAACTTGATCACCTTCTTTGTTAGGTGAAGAGGAACTTAATCCATAAACCAAGTCTCTTTCTCAAAGTTCATACATTTCAAATAATAAACACTTATTCTCATAATTTTTTTTCCCCCTTTAAATTTTATAGAATAAGCTTAGTTTTTTGTTACAAATTGTTTCTGAGGCAGTGCTCTCCAACCAATATCTCGCCTGTAAAACCCACCAGGCCAGTTAATCTGTTCAACAGCTTGGTATGCAAGATCCCTTGCCTCTTCCAGGTCTCTTCCTTGAGCAGTGACCCCAAGAACACGCCCTCCTACACCGATGAAGTTTCCCTCTGAATCTAAGGCAGTACCGGCATGAAACACTTTCACAGATGGAGCAACATGCTCAGCTTCATCAAGGTTTTTTATGATAGTTCCCTTTTGGTATGAACCAGGGTACCCATTGCTTGCCATTACCACAACCATGGCTGATCCAGGAGACCACCTTAGAGACACATCACTTAGCTCTCCTCTACATGCTGCAAGCAGCGCTTGTGCTAGATCAGACTCTAACCGAACCATCAGCACCTGTTGATGTATCATCACAAAGTTTAGGCTCATATTTGGTCTCAACTGAAATAACCAAGTACTATTTTGTCTTCTGAAACTAGGTTCTCAGCCTAATCCTGTGGTTTTTGAGGACCGAAAAGCTATAACAATTGCTATGTAGGTACTCAAGAAGGACATGAACCCCACAAGGTCTGAGCAAACCATACGCCTAATTATTTGAGAGCTACTCTTCTTGAGTACCAAGTAATTTCTTGAAGGATTGGAGGAACTACTATTTCACCAACTAAAGCaaatgtacaaaaaaaaaaaaaactaacataaCAGCATTCTAATGAGTTCAATTatatggtgatttttttttaatctaaatTCCCTGCCTATCCTTACGATTAAACATAATAAGGGTTATGTAGCTACCCAGAAAAGACTCAAACCTCAGACTTTGGGGAAGCAAATCACATACTTAACCATTTGAACTATCCCTCTCGAGTACCAAGTACTATATTTCTTGAAGTACAGAAACAACTACTATTTCACCAACTAAAGCAAATGACATATACAAATAACATAACAACATTATGATGTGTTCAATTATATGACTAAGGACACTAACAATCTTAAATGGATATCTATAGGGAGAATGTTAACTAACCTGACACTCTGGATCTCCAAACCGCACATTGTATTCAATTAGTTTTGGTAAGCCAGACTTCTTCTCAATCATAAGACCAGCATATAGTACCCCAACAAACTTACAACCTTCAGCTGCCATTCCTTTCACAGTTGGGAGAATTATAGACTTCATGACCACATCCTCAAGTTCTTTTGTCAATATAGGGGCTGGAGAGTATGCCCCCATACCACCAGTATTAGGCCCTGTATCACCATCTCCAACTCGTTTATGATCCTGGGCAGATTCCAAAGCAACTGCATTCTCTCCATCTACTAAAGCAAAGAAAGACGCTTCTTCTCCTTCTAGACATTCCTCAACAATCACACGACAACCGGCTGAGCCAAAAACCGCTTGTACAAGCATTGAATCTACAGCTTCGTATGCCTCCTCTAGTGTCATGGCTACTGTAACTCCCTTTCCCGCCGCTAGCCCATCTGCTTTGATAACTATGGGTACCCCTTGCTCTTTTATGTATTGCTTAGCAGCAGATGGATCAGTGAATGTTTGATACTGCATTAATATTCAACTTTCATTACAAAATGTATAAAGCAAAAACAGTGCAAACAGGGAGGCAATGGGTAAAAAACTGGTAAAATTCGGGTAGGTTATGTCTATTCCACGACCCTTGAACTATACTCATATCATATTAGCCTATAAATTTAGGTGGGTAGAGTATGGATATTATCGTAACATGTATAAGATACCTGCAAATGACCCTACCATATTAAAATTtaaccattttttttaaaaaaaataccaacACAAAATAACAGAAGTAATgttttaatataaattttaatgattacatacttaatttttaaaagaatacattgcatattaaaaatgcatgttttCTCTCACAACATTTGAGTCCTTCAACATCTACATAGCAATTACAATAGTTTTCAATTCCCAAATAAGTTTGCCTTGTTTGGTCGTGagcatttttttttcaataaaaaaagtaaaatatatgtataattcTCTATATAGTTTAGATATACTAATCAGGTAGAAATGTCGTGCTCGTGTAATGAAGTCCCCTACTCATATATACATAATACATCCACCAAGTTTTCGAGTTGAAATGCTATCTCTAAGTGCAAAGCTCAAAACTTTATCAAGTAAATAGTAATACAAGTAAATCTTTTCTGGTATCTATCAAGAGAGACCCTACTAAACAAGCAAGAAAAAACAAACCTTAGCAGTGGGAATTCCATACTTATCACACAAAGACTTCATGAAGTTCTTAGAGCCCTCCAAAGCAGCAGCCTCCTTTGTGGGTCCAAAGGCTGGGATTCCAGCCATGTTCAGATCATTAACTAGCCCAGCAACGAGAGGGGCCTCGGGTCCAACCACAACGAGTCCCACATTCCACTTGCGGCAGAAGGAGACCACAGCCGAGCTATCAGAGATGTCGAGGTCCGAAATACAAGTGGCGTCATCGGAGTTGGAAATCCCGGCATTGCCAGGCGCACAGAAAACGGCGTCGCATGAAGGGGACCGCTTCAAAGCGTGGCAGAGCGCGTGTTCCCTTCCTCCTCCGCCAATCACCAAAACCACAACTCTCTCAGCTGTGAACCAATTcgaaaatacaaaataaaaattagaacTTTAGAGAAAGAGTAAAGAAAAATTTGGGGCTTTGGTTTGGGAATTACCTGGAGCAGAGGTGGTTGTTATCTGGGCTTTGATAGAAAACGAAGGTTGTGATTTCAGGGAGAAGCAGTTGAAGCTGGAGTGAGAATTAGGAGAGGCCCGGTAAGAGAGGGCGGAGATGGAGCGGAATGGAGCTTGGAAAAGGCAGGCGCTGTGTTTGGAGGAGTGAAGACTACTGCCGTTGTTGAGTCTGAGGGTGGCTGCTCCGCCGAGACTGAAGGTGGCGCACGCCATTAATGCCTTCAATAAAATTTCAGTGAGAACAGAAGCTAAAGAAAGCTTTTTTAGTGGTTTTTTTAAAAAGGGTTTATAAGGGTTTTACCTATTTCTCTCTCCTTTCTTTAGATTCAAACgagttgtaaaagaaagaaagtcgTTTGTTATGGTGTTTATGAGtaatattttaatcaatataaATTATATTGAATATTGATAAAGGTTTTGAtgataattgaaaaagaaaaagagggaATAAGaatgttttgttttaaattggAGTTGAATAACTATCAGCTGAGAAAAAAATAAACAGAATGTTGATATCcttttggactctgtattttattttattatttgtttggattttgtgttttaaaaaattatttttttggaccctatgttttgtaaaatggttaaaatagaaccttaaactcaattttgatgaagaaaaaattgaatataataacacagtttttaagcagaatgattttatttttgttctgaattgttagtttggtaaattatttgtgattttagttgaaaaaacattAAACAAAATCGGGTTTAagattctattttaacaattttataaaatatagagtccaaaaaataatttgtcaaaattcAGGATCCAAATaagtaatgggaaaaaacacagagtccaaaaatatataaatcctAAAAAGAATTGAGGATTGAGTAATTTTTGCATTATTATTCTTATCTTTAAGCTACAaatgttatagtaaatgaaaaaAGATAGACAAATAAAGATTAtggaatattataaaataaaggCAAATAAAATTCACACAATTAGTATTCTACTCGAACTTCACACACCAATTACTGCCTCAAATATAATACAAACTGttgattatttgaaaatattttcatATACATACAAGTCAGATTGGATTGGAGTAGCAATATTGCTCCAAAAAAAAAGGTTGATTAATGTTAATTATGAGTGTGTGTTTTGAAAGCTGTTTAAGAAACCCTCTTCACAAAAATTTtccccaaaccaaaaccaatttAGCCATTTTAACCTTCTTTCTTCATTTCCTCCCATCTACCTTAAtgtgaaaaaactgaaaaagtgAAAACCCACTAAAGAGTTCCCAATTACTGAACCAGAAGCAGCTCAAAAATCCCATTTTAACCTTTCATTCCTACTTATATTTATGCCACAGcatagagctgtaaatacgggccggacTTTCTAGCACGacacgaaaccggcacgagcacgacacgaaaaaatatgaGTCTGgggcacgacacgaattgaaaattagCACAGCACGGCACGACATGAGCTTGAGCATGGCATGGCActacaagcccgaaggcacgacacgaaagcacgaacaaactagcccgaaagcacgtgatattttgacattaataatcataataaatttttatttgtcaattattaataaattaaaatgataatagaagtcttatttttctcattgtttatatttttattattatattaatttattttaaaagttgtgagttaaattttttagcatttattagtaggtattaaaattctaataattatctttgatataattttgtataaaatattattaaaaagtaaataaaaatatctaaaattataatttaaataaagaaatgTATTTAATTTGATGGTAAGTCCATTAATAGTTAAAGATGAGTTGCAGAATTCAATtttccatcctcacatttttttgcaataataaaataaacctacAAGTGAGCTCAAATTTGGACCCCAATATAAAAAGTAGGCCGGCTCAAATTTGGACCCCAATATAAAAAGTAGGCCTGCCTGAATAAGGAAATTGGGCCGGGCCGGCAGCAAATGAAAATTGGGGATTCTTTGGTATAAAATTTGCATTACCATCACAAAATTCGTATATCATCCCAACCTTTTCTTCCCATTGCAGTTTTGGCTTTGAGAAGTTCACTCTCTCTAGATATACAAACAGTGCTGTTTATTTGATATCTCCCTTCATTCACATTGTGTCTTCTATATACATACTTATTATAAATGAACGAGTACACACACACACAGCCACACGTGTATATAGAAAGATATACTACTAATGTGTTGTAtacgtatgtatgtatgtatgtatataaagCAGAAATGAGTACGAATATGTAGTATATATCATCATATTTGGTGGGTACTGGGTGTGTTGGTCGTCCTATCAAAGTAGTGGCCAAAGTAAAAAAACATACATATGCCAGAATTCATACAAAGATCATCATCATCGTCACCACCTTCGTCTTCATCCGCATTCATACACAAAACTCAGATTTTCATCTTTTAAACACTCTTACTCTCACAGGACAACACATCTACGTCTATCGGCGAAACAAGAGAAAAACTCATCACATCTCATGCTGCTAGGTATGCAAAGCCATGAACAAGTTCTGCTTGCGAGCGTGCTCTGGAATAAGCCGATTCACAATGTCTGGCGGAATGCCTGAAAGCTCTGTCGAGAACAATAGAATGATAGACTAATAATGAGTATGAAATCAATTGGGAGTGCACAATTATCACTCATAACTCAGTAGAGCTCTTTTCATGTCAAGTAAAACTGACAATAACAAACTTACCCGGGGATTTAAAGTTGAACAAGGGAGGAAGAGGGCGCCCGTTAGGAAGGCGAGTAGTAGGGTCTCTCAATTCATCAAAGAAAGGGTGAATACATGCTTCCAACTGTAAACCAAAGCACAAAAGGAAGGAGATAAGAAACGGTGAGTATCGCAGATACTACCAGCAGAGAAACCAAAGTAGTGGAGATGAGTTTTACCGCAGTGCAGCGCAAATTAGGGGAATACTGGAAAAACCTACATACGAGGTCCACTGCTTCTGGGGGAAGACGTTTTTGAAACACCTGTTGAATCACAAGACACTAGAGAATTAAACCAAAGAGAAAGACCACCATGGAACGATGCATTGTTCAACAAGGAAAAGAAACAAACCTTGTGCCATGGATGAGGTTTTATCTGTGGAAACTTAAATTCGGTGTAGTTTGGATTCATGCATTTTATTTCCTCTCTTGTTGGCGTTCCCAAAACCTGAATAAGAATAATAGTAGAAGATTCATTCAGTATGGCGATTGAAGCCAAACTTTAAAATGTGCATGGTGCTAACAAGCTAATTTTACAAAGACGCTCACCTTAATGATCTCAACTAGTTGATCAACTCCACTGTCACCGGGAAACAAAGGCTGGAAGAGAAGTTAGGTTAAGATATCAACATTGGAAGATAAAATGAAATCACAAAGAGTAATTTGAGTATGAAGCCACCTGTCCAAGTAGTAGTTCAGCCATCACACAGCCTGTTGACCAAATATCTATGGCTGTGGTGTATTCAGTGGCTCCAAATATAAGCTCTGGAGCTCGGTAATATCTCGAGCAGATGTAAGAAACATTTGGTTCTCCTTTCACCTGATAACATGGAAAAGAGACTaaaatcttatctttgatttttcTCAACTTTAAGCATTTGGATCAAACTGAAGCCAACAAGCTAGATTAATCACTCAATATGCAACATAATAAAAGTACTTACCAACACTTTAGCACTTCCAAAATCACAAAGTTTCAACTGATGCGTGTGAGGATTTACCTGAATATTATAGCATATCTTTTAGAATTTAACAGGGGAAAAAAATGATACATGAACAGAAAATAGCACCTCCATGACACACCATTAAACTTGGTATTGACTTGTAAACAATCTTCTAGTGGTAAAAGGTACTTAACCATCGTCCACTGTAATTCTTACAAATATCACCAAATTAGTTGTCATATATGACTAAATATTTTGGACATTGTCTTTAACTGGAACTTTTTGACATGTGACAAGAAACACAAGCATTTGATGCTAGTCATTAATTCTCACACTACCAAATTTAACTCTCGGCAATAAATTTT contains the following coding sequences:
- the LOC133790247 gene encoding phosphoribosylamine--glycine ligase, which translates into the protein MACATFSLGGAATLRLNNGSSLHSSKHSACLFQAPFRSISALSYRASPNSHSSFNCFSLKSQPSFSIKAQITTTSAPAERVVVLVIGGGGREHALCHALKRSPSCDAVFCAPGNAGISNSDDATCISDLDISDSSAVVSFCRKWNVGLVVVGPEAPLVAGLVNDLNMAGIPAFGPTKEAAALEGSKNFMKSLCDKYGIPTAKYQTFTDPSAAKQYIKEQGVPIVIKADGLAAGKGVTVAMTLEEAYEAVDSMLVQAVFGSAGCRVIVEECLEGEEASFFALVDGENAVALESAQDHKRVGDGDTGPNTGGMGAYSPAPILTKELEDVVMKSIILPTVKGMAAEGCKFVGVLYAGLMIEKKSGLPKLIEYNVRFGDPECQVLMVRLESDLAQALLAACRGELSDVSLRWSPGSAMVVVMASNGYPGSYQKGTIIKNLDEAEHVAPSVKVFHAGTALDSEGNFIGVGGRVLGVTAQGRDLEEARDLAYQAVEQINWPGGFYRRDIGWRALPQKQFVTKN